AGGAGCGAAACGCTGTCCTCGAAGGTGAACTCGACACGTATACCGATGCGACACTCACGGACCCGAGGGTGATCGAAAGCGCGCTCGAAACCGTTCGAGAGCAACAGCTCGCTCGCGACGATGGAGAGTACCGGGCAGACGTCGAGTGTCTCGCAGCACCGATTCTCGATAAGTCCGGGCATCCACAAGGCGCTGTGGGAGTCAGCTACAGTGGTCAGGAATCGGGAAACGACGAGCTCGATGCCGACGCCAGCTTGCTCGTCAGCGCATCGAAGTCGATCGAAAACGCGTTGACCACGTAGGTCTCGAGAGTCACGGGACCCACTCTGTCATGAGTCTGGTTCGTCGCCAGCGCCTCGAACAGTTCGCGTCACGACCTTGGTTTACGCACATACAACTGTAATTCATTCGCGCCAATCCCCTGTCAGGGAAAGCCACGATCGAGCTGCTTGATCGTCGGCTGTTCACCTTCGATATCGGAAATATACGTGAGGAGTCGTTCGCGGAGGTCGTTTGCGACGCCTCGGAACTCCGGTCGACCGGCGAGGTTGACTGTCTCGCCTGGATCCTTCCAGAGATCGTAGAGGTAGCGTTCGACGTAGACGTCACTCGACTGTTCGGCGCTCCCGCCGCGCCAGCCGGTCATCGCGGGCGCGGCAACGGCGTACTTCCAGCGATCGGTTCGAAGCGCCCGACCGACCTGCGATTCGCTGACCTGAATGAACGCCTCGCCGTCGGCATCGGGGGCGTCGCCGTGCACGATCGGGAGGAGACTGTCGCCCCGCATCGCGTCTGGAACGTCGATGCCGGCAACGTCGAGTAGCGTCGACGGGAGATCTACGAGGCTGCGGACGCTCTGGACGTTGCGACCGTTGTCGAATCCCGGTCCGGAGAGGACGAGCGGAACCCGGACCGCGGATTCGTGTGGCGTTCGCTTGTGTTCGCCGGGTCGCGTCCGGAAGTGACAGCCGTGATCCGACGTGTAGGCGAGTAGCGTCCGGTCGCGCACACCCTTTGCGGAGAGGGCGTCGAGCAGGTCCGCGATCCGTTCGTCGATCCGTTCGACGATGCCGTAGTAGTCCGGCAGTTCCTGGTGCCACTCGCCGGGGCGATCGACGAGATCGTCGGGAACGTACGGGTTTTTGGCGTGACGATCGGCGTACCCATCGGGGGCCACGAACGTCCACATGTCGTTCTGGTCGTGTGGTTCAACGTATCCGACCACGAGGAAGAACGGCTCCGACAGCGATTCGATACCGTCGATCGCGAACTCGGTAAACGCGTCGACCCGGTAGTCGTCGAACGACACCGGACGACCGTCCGCGTCGAACAGTTCTCCCTCGTGAGGCTGCGTGGTGAACTCGGGGACGTCGGCTGCGATCCAGAAGTCGTCATAGCCGCCGCGCTGTGCCGGCGGCACGGCGTCGTCGAACGTACTCGCGAGGTGCCAGTTCCCGACGTAACCGACGTCGTAGCCCGCAGACGAGAACAGGTGTGCGAGCGTCTGTTCGTCCTCCGCGAGTGGGATCGCACTCTGCCAGACGCCCGTCTCGGTCGCATATTTACCCGTCTGGAAGGCTGCCCGGAAGGGGCCACACAGCGGTTGCGGAGAGATCGCTTGCTCGATGACCGTTCCCTCGCGCGCGAGGCGATCGAGCGTCGGGGTCAGCCCCATCGGATTCTCGTACGCCCCGAGCGTGTCCCACCGTTGCTGGTCGGTCAACACTACGACGACGTTCGGTGGGGTTCCGGCTGCGTTCATACCTACACCTGTGTGTGGACGGACTTGTATGTAGTCCCGGACGGTCGCCACCCGTGGCTCGACCGCTATCCTCGGCTACCGGCCGAGTCGGGTCTGTATCGAGTCGGCCGTGCTGCCGACGAGGCTCGGAAAGTCGGCGTCGACGAGTTTCTCGCTCATCCGGTCCGACGGACCCGAAACGATGACCGCACCCAGGGGGTTACCCTCGAAGTCAGTGATCGGAGCGGCCACACATCGCTGGTCGGCCCGGTATTCGCCCCGATCGATCGCCTGACGCTTGTTTCGCACCCGCCGGAGTTCGTCGCTGAGTTCCTCGGGATCAGTGATCGTGTTTTGGGTCAACTCGGGCAGCCCGTGGCGCTCGATGATCCGACCGCGCTCTTCGTCGGACATGTAGGAGAGTATCGCTTTGCCTCCGGCAGTCGCTGTCAGTGGCACGCTTTCCCCTTCCCTGATATCGATGTCCGGACGGCCTTCCGCGCTCACTCTGAGGACGTACACGCCGTACCCGTTCTCGGGGATCATGATGCTCGCGACTTCTCCCGTCGCCTCCGCGAGCTTCTCGACCGAGCGATACGCCACCTGGTAGATCTCCAGATTCGATCGGACAGTCGTTCCGAGCCCCATGAAACGGAGACTCAGTCGGTACTGCTCGTCTTCCTGAACGACATAGTTGACTTTCCGGAGTGTCGACAGGTGCTTGTGAACGGTCCCTTTCGCCAGGTCGAGTTCGTCGGCGAGCTCGCTCACGCGGGCCCGCGACTGTCGCTTGAGCGCCTCGACGATCCGAAACGTCGTCACGGTCGTCTTTGCCGTCTGTCGGTCGAACGTCGACGCCTCCGGGATGCTCGAGGTGTCCATATCTCGTCTGTGTGGCCCCGGGAACATAATTGTTCATACCATATGAACTTCCGTGACGGCTGTTCGCACGTCGTGGTCGACAAACGGGATTTCTGCCGGGGCCTGGACCCTCAACAGCGACCATTACTCGAATTCCGTTCATGCAATACGAACGTCGGTAGAGACGTACCGGATAGTGGCATCCCTCATACGGTCGGTTGTAAGTCTGTTCCAGATCGATCGCATCCGTTATGCGATCGTACCGGTAAATCGTTACAACCGACCGTATCAGTCGGTCCTCGATCAGTCGTCCGCCGCCGGAATCGCAACCTGCTCGTCTTCCGGGAACGTCAGCTCGGGGAGATACGCCT
This window of the Halapricum desulfuricans genome carries:
- a CDS encoding sulfatase-like hydrolase/transferase, producing MNAAGTPPNVVVVLTDQQRWDTLGAYENPMGLTPTLDRLAREGTVIEQAISPQPLCGPFRAAFQTGKYATETGVWQSAIPLAEDEQTLAHLFSSAGYDVGYVGNWHLASTFDDAVPPAQRGGYDDFWIAADVPEFTTQPHEGELFDADGRPVSFDDYRVDAFTEFAIDGIESLSEPFFLVVGYVEPHDQNDMWTFVAPDGYADRHAKNPYVPDDLVDRPGEWHQELPDYYGIVERIDERIADLLDALSAKGVRDRTLLAYTSDHGCHFRTRPGEHKRTPHESAVRVPLVLSGPGFDNGRNVQSVRSLVDLPSTLLDVAGIDVPDAMRGDSLLPIVHGDAPDADGEAFIQVSESQVGRALRTDRWKYAVAAPAMTGWRGGSAEQSSDVYVERYLYDLWKDPGETVNLAGRPEFRGVANDLRERLLTYISDIEGEQPTIKQLDRGFP
- a CDS encoding IclR family transcriptional regulator, with translation MDTSSIPEASTFDRQTAKTTVTTFRIVEALKRQSRARVSELADELDLAKGTVHKHLSTLRKVNYVVQEDEQYRLSLRFMGLGTTVRSNLEIYQVAYRSVEKLAEATGEVASIMIPENGYGVYVLRVSAEGRPDIDIREGESVPLTATAGGKAILSYMSDEERGRIIERHGLPELTQNTITDPEELSDELRRVRNKRQAIDRGEYRADQRCVAAPITDFEGNPLGAVIVSGPSDRMSEKLVDADFPSLVGSTADSIQTRLGR